The genomic region AAGGCCGCTGCTTTTAGGATTAAGTGTCGTAAATCCCAGTTTATTTTTGAAGAAGCGTGCAGCACCAGGATTATCTGGCATTGTTATTACATTTGTCTTTAAATGATTTACAGAAGTTGCAAAAAGAAGGCGCCCTATACCAACATGCCTGTGTGCAGGATGGATCTCAACACTTCTTAACAGATGAATGGAATGATGCACTACATTGGTCTTTCCACGATAGGTTTTTTCTGTTTCCTCAGATAATTGTTCAAACCTTGCAAAACCAAGCAGCTTATTGCTGCCTTCTACTGCTACAAATAATGAATGACCTGAACTCAGGGAGCTTTTTAGCAGAAAATCATATGGCATCCCAAACTTGTTATGGAAATAATTAAAACCTATATTGTCAGAATTTCCAATATCTATGTCAAGCTGATCCACCGACGAGCCTGCTTCAAGTATACCATAGCTGACATTTCCTGCTACGTGCAGTATGTTCATACCTTCAATTGACATTTTTAATCATCTGATCTCAAACATTTACAGTTCCCGCAACCGAATAGAAAGTGTATCTACCTTTTTTGACAGTATCCACCATCTGTTCCTGCTCCAGATAACCCATTACAAGAGAGAGTTTTTCAAAGTCTATAGGATAACCACTTGACTTTATCTGTTTCTCAAGCTGCTTGAGAGTTGCTGAACCTGCAATCGAAAGCTGACCGATTATAACTTCCTCTATAGGCATGTCTTTTAATCGTATGGGCTGTGGCTGCTCAGGAGCTTCCTCTGTAACGATGTCAGCTTCTGACAATGTCAGTCCCTTTGAATTTTCCAAAATCTCATCAGGACTAAGATCAAGAGACTCGAGATCAAGAGGAACTTCTTCAGGGAAAACTTCAGGAGATTCAAAATCAACTGGGACTTCAGCAGGACTCAGGTCCAATGAATCAAGATCAAGAGGAACTTCCTCAGGAACAACTTCAGAAG from Methanolobus tindarius DSM 2278 harbors:
- a CDS encoding GNAT family N-acetyltransferase produces the protein MSIEGMNILHVAGNVSYGILEAGSSVDQLDIDIGNSDNIGFNYFHNKFGMPYDFLLKSSLSSGHSLFVAVEGSNKLLGFARFEQLSEETEKTYRGKTNVVHHSIHLLRSVEIHPAHRHVGIGRLLFATSVNHLKTNVITMPDNPGAARFFKNKLGFTTLNPKSSGLSSRYKGYLMLPYPRARNMLKTMAGDYPRMVMPELIGSYEALKFRRNMGKNITSDDISDFLTLFESSRELLDSKLKGEMNSFIRGFDLK